Proteins encoded together in one Gemmatimonadota bacterium DH-78 window:
- the rnr gene encoding ribonuclease R, producing MSRSRIVEESRILEVLRASRHGPMKPKQMARALDLPPADYKPFRAQLREMETRGAVYRVKGGRYASPDRISLITGRVSTIRSGDAFIRPEEADEQDVFVRQGELATAMDGDKVVVRIEGRPKGRNPTGRVIKVLERAHPTVVGTYHRSRKIGYVVPLDPKMGPDIMIPWGDEGEAREGDVVVVGIVAYGARRHGPTGEVERILGPMSDPGVDVLSVLFGHGLSLEFDRAVETAAAAFAERPVEVTDDREDWRDRLVFTIDPADAKDHDDALSIRRLDGDRFEVGIHIADVSYYVPKGGPVDLEALDRGTSVYLVDRVVPMLPHSLSSGACSLRPDEDRYAFSVVATLDARGEVLERRFARTVVRSRHKLAYETVAEVLAGDASIDEETDTAIRDLDRVARALRARREARGSIDFDMPEARVVLGDDGAPVDIQRVERLDSHRLVEDYMLLANEVVAKAGTAKKMPVLYRVHEPPTVERIEKLREFLATLGHTLPRRSLRPRDLAAVLERVKGRPEEALVSTVVLRSMQRARYAPENLGHFGLALEHYAHFTSPIRRYPDLVTHRALVRVLLERKDPPTEWTEELSEVADRCSWREQAATQAERDSVELKKIEFMERHLGEEFEGSVAGVTSFGFFVLLDRFFVEGLVHVNALDDDYYEFREGEYALVGSRRGRRFRLGDRVRVQVARVDKEERHVDFLLIEASARGAGV from the coding sequence ATGAGTCGATCCCGAATCGTGGAGGAGTCCCGTATTCTCGAGGTGCTGCGCGCCTCGCGGCATGGGCCGATGAAGCCGAAGCAGATGGCCCGTGCACTCGACCTCCCCCCGGCCGACTACAAGCCGTTTCGCGCCCAGTTGCGCGAGATGGAGACCCGGGGCGCGGTGTATCGAGTGAAGGGGGGCCGGTACGCGTCGCCCGATCGCATCAGTCTGATCACCGGGCGCGTGTCGACCATCCGCTCCGGCGACGCGTTCATACGGCCCGAAGAAGCCGACGAGCAGGACGTGTTCGTGCGGCAGGGGGAACTCGCCACGGCCATGGACGGCGACAAGGTCGTGGTCCGGATCGAGGGTCGGCCGAAGGGGCGGAATCCCACGGGGCGCGTGATCAAGGTGCTGGAGCGCGCCCATCCGACGGTGGTCGGTACCTATCACCGCAGTCGGAAGATCGGGTACGTGGTTCCCCTCGATCCGAAGATGGGCCCCGACATCATGATCCCGTGGGGCGACGAGGGCGAGGCGCGCGAGGGCGACGTGGTGGTCGTGGGCATCGTCGCCTACGGGGCGCGTCGCCACGGTCCGACGGGCGAGGTGGAACGGATCCTCGGGCCGATGTCCGACCCGGGAGTGGACGTGCTCTCCGTGCTCTTCGGTCACGGGCTGTCGCTCGAGTTCGACCGGGCGGTGGAGACCGCCGCGGCGGCCTTCGCCGAACGGCCGGTGGAGGTGACCGACGACCGCGAGGACTGGCGGGACCGTCTCGTGTTCACGATCGACCCCGCAGACGCGAAGGATCACGACGACGCCCTGTCGATTCGCAGGCTCGACGGCGACCGGTTCGAGGTGGGCATTCACATCGCCGACGTTTCGTACTACGTGCCGAAGGGTGGGCCGGTCGACCTCGAGGCGCTCGACCGCGGCACCAGCGTGTATCTGGTGGACCGGGTGGTGCCGATGCTGCCCCACTCGCTGTCGTCGGGGGCGTGCTCGCTGCGGCCCGACGAGGACCGGTACGCCTTCAGCGTGGTGGCGACCCTCGACGCTCGTGGAGAGGTGCTCGAGCGTCGCTTCGCCCGCACCGTGGTGCGCTCCCGCCACAAGCTCGCCTACGAGACGGTGGCGGAGGTGCTGGCGGGCGATGCGTCGATCGACGAGGAGACCGACACCGCCATCCGCGACCTCGACCGGGTGGCCCGGGCACTCCGCGCGCGCCGCGAAGCCCGCGGCAGCATCGACTTCGACATGCCCGAGGCCCGGGTGGTGCTCGGCGACGACGGCGCCCCGGTCGACATCCAGCGGGTGGAGCGCCTCGACAGCCATCGGCTGGTCGAGGACTACATGCTGCTCGCCAACGAGGTGGTGGCGAAGGCCGGCACGGCGAAGAAGATGCCGGTGCTCTACCGGGTGCACGAGCCGCCGACGGTGGAGCGAATCGAGAAGCTGAGGGAATTTCTTGCCACGTTGGGGCACACACTTCCGCGTCGTTCCCTGCGACCCCGCGATCTCGCGGCGGTGCTCGAGCGCGTGAAGGGGCGCCCCGAAGAGGCGCTGGTCTCCACGGTGGTGCTCCGCTCGATGCAGCGCGCCCGCTACGCTCCCGAGAACCTCGGCCACTTCGGACTCGCCCTCGAGCACTATGCGCATTTCACCTCTCCGATCCGCCGGTATCCGGACCTGGTGACCCATCGCGCGCTGGTCCGGGTCTTGCTGGAACGAAAGGACCCACCGACAGAATGGACCGAGGAGCTGTCGGAGGTCGCGGACCGGTGTTCCTGGCGGGAGCAGGCGGCCACCCAGGCCGAGAGAGACAGCGTCGAGCTCAAGAAGATCGAGTTCATGGAGCGCCACCTCGGCGAGGAGTTCGAGGGGTCGGTGGCGGGCGTGACCTCGTTCGGGTTTTTCGTACTCCTCGATCGATTCTTCGTCGAAGGGCTGGTTCACGTGAACGCCCTCGACGACGACTACTACGAGTTTCGTGAAGGGGAGTACGCACTGGTGGGTAGCCGACGGGGACGCCGATTCCGCCTTGGGGACCGGGTGCGCGTGCAGGTTGCGCGCGTCGACAAGGAAGAGCGTCATGTGGACTTCCTGTTGATCGAGGCGTCGGCGAGGGGCGCCGGGGTTTGA